The segment TGAAGCCTTTTAAGACTAGTTTCTTTCTTCTAAAAGCAAAAGGAAACCACATAAGTGCTTTTCAAATAGCATAACGACCACTTCATCCCTtcccaattttttttcttttatttgacATAAAACTGCTAATGCCTCCCACTACATTACAATATAAGGTCTagtgcataacatatcatagatGAAGTTACAATTAACTGCGGCATATGTGAATTTAGCCATCTCTTGCTTGTTTCTACCCGTCTTCACAAATGCAACTTTCTATTGCTTTCCAAGAATACATTTATTACAAATGTCAAAAATCACACTTTTCAAATTCGGAATTCTTCATTTCAAAGTTAACATCTTCATCTATCACTCACTCACATGCCTATGTCTTTGTGTCAAAAAGTAAATGTCTGTGTTTCTTCAATAAacacatttccaccattgcacaAATTTCAACCATATACAACGTTTCCAATCGAAAACAATGATAGACCACGAGCATCATTTTTTGTTGTTAATTCTACACGTAACGAAATTTGTATGCAGTGTCGAAGGAAAAAGGGTTTTAGAAATTATAATGTTTTTATTAATGACTTCTAATTTTGAGCAACTAAACTATATAATTAGAAATGAACAAAAATGACATTTCAAATTATTGTAGTGTGTGTTATAGAATGTATTTTTTAAAGTGAAATTGGAATCTTATACTTGTGTATTTATTTGTAATTTCAATTTGAATGTTTACAATGAATCAAAGAATAAATAATCATCAAGATCAGAAATtgatcaataaaaaataaaaaatatggatATCAAGTTAGAAAGCAGGCTTAAAGAAATCTAGAGGTCTTGCATTCTGCTGAAATACCATTGAGAAACCGTTTGCGGTCGTTGCAGTAGTTGTAGATCATGTGCTTGGTTTGCACCCATCGGATCCTGTTTCGGCCGGCTGCATCAAGTCCTTGGGTACTCCATGACTGGTTATCATTTATGGAGCTTGTAGATACTGAATTGGGACCAACTTTTTTGGCATTGGCATTGAATTTCCTGTATGACGCGGTGAAAGGCGCATTAGTCCAGTCGGTCTTCACACTCCCACCTTGGGTTGCCCAGTCATCCGCGTTCCATAGGCTGGCATACACCCTCATGGGTTGGCTCTTGGGAAATGGGACTCCAGCAGCATCATTGTTATTGAACACCCTTACTGGTATGTTATCTATCAAGAAACTGCAGAGACAAAGAGCTTTATATAGGAACAGCAGAAAAACATGAGAAAGGAAGAGAACCAATTAATGTTTATGTTGGATGCGTGACTTACATAATTCTTAGACTGTTCCATACGATGGTATAGGTGTGGAAGGCTGCAGTAGGGTCAAACCAAAGGTGGAACTGCTGTTCTTTGTTTCCTTTCCCTTGTGAATACACATTGGTGTGAATTGTGTAAGGGTTTCCCGTGGAGTTGCCCAAGAACTCGAAGTCGATCTCATCGTGACCCGCACCTTGTGATGACAACTAATGTGATTTAATACAAAGACATGGTTATTATCAGCCTTTAAAAGATTAATACAAATGAGtgatcacaatatatatataattcagatATGAAATTCAAGATTGGAACCGATCGATGGTACTCACGTAGAATGTGGTGACGGTGCCAGCAGAATTGCCTGGTACTAGTTTGAGTTGCATGTCGAACCTTCCAAACAGGTACTCGTGCTTCGACTGGAAACCCGATCCAGAGTATTGGTCGAGTGAAAGTGAAAGATCCTGACCTCCATTCAGAATTTTAGCACGTTCACCCCCAAAACTGATGTCCATGTCATCGTAAAAACTCCCTGCTGATGCTGCTACTATTAGAATTGATATTAAAAGAACAACTGCACAAAGATTAGAGTTCGACTTTGCCATTATTGTttgtaaggagagagagagagagagagagagagagagagagagagagagatgttatgTTTGTGAGAAGTAGTACTGATATCGTTTATATATGTAGGTGTGGCTACGTTGACAATTTTCAACAGGAACCATCCTTCTTACTGAAGGATGTCATGGTGGCTAATGGATGCATCAACATCTATTAACGCGTGCCAACTCACATTATTCTTCTGGACATGGGCAGGAGCGGTGGGTTTTTTTTTCTATACGCCTGGCAACTCAAAATATGCAAATTTGTCATATTTGGACCGGTGGTTGACATCATACgtaaaataaaattgttttaatAATTTGTAAGCTGGGAAAATCAAATCTTTAAAAacgcatttaaaacatttatcaaTCGCATTTAACactattaaaaaaaactaattatatatatgtcgGTAAAGGGAACCATCCGCAGCAACGGACTACCAATTGATTAACCATTTAATACATTTCGTCGACAAACACATATGAAATCTTGCTAAATTATCAACATTTTATCCATTTCGGTGTTAACACTTATTGATGATAAATCCGTACGCAAATTccccaaaaattttccttttcatTTAGTTTTATTACAAAATTCGTCCATTTTATCCAAAATTTCGGTTTCCTTCTCCCTCCTCGGCTTCCCCTTTAAATGAAAGCATCACTTGTACGGAATGGGAGATTTATAAGAAATTGGTCAAACTCAACTTCATTTACATTGAAAAAAGAAACATGGTAAGGAAAGCTACAATATGTTCTTTGAGATTATTAATTTATTCTTAGTCCATTCAACACTCTCTATTATTATATTATGTACAATTATATTTCTTAAGTATCACATTCTTAAACTTTATTAAATGTCGTCATATATTGATTTCTTTAGAAAGGTTGAGATCTTGGTTGAGTTCTTCAATTTTTAGAAGGAATGTAAATTCGTGATAAGCTTGAACAAGTACATAGATGTTATAATTTACTGTAGGTGTGAAACCGAAGATGACATTTGAGGTCGACCACACTCCTTAAAGAGGGAAACTTAGAAATTTACAATTATTGGTTTTTTTGAGTTCTGAAATGTGTTGCAATCTAAAATGCATGTTTATAGGGAAATAATAGCAGTTAAAAAAATTTGTCTTAGTCATAACCTTGTaatgttgataattgaatatttatatattttatagatttttttttcttaaatttcaTGGATTCATTGaaagaaatcaagaaaaaaaaaggtaTCATGAATGGGATGAACATTTATCTACCATGCGAACATAATGGATATCTACACGAGGATTGAAATTATCgtaacaaaacattacattagtCTGAAAACAACATGATATTTAGTGTCAAACCGACATCTAGTAATTACATATGTCTGGTATCTATAAATATATACCTATATATCCATCGGTGAAGGGAACCAATAATGATAGACTTCTAATTGATCAACGATTTAGTAAAGATCGTAAACAAAGATATATAAAATCTCACTAATATAGCAAATTTGTACCTGTTTAGGTGTTAACACTTATATGTTGATGTCTATTTGAGCCCAATATGCAATTATTGTATTTTGTTTTAGTTTTCATATTTGCTCGCATCTTCTGTAACAAAGTTAAAATTCTGGACTAAAGTTTTAACACAAATAGTACTTGTTTAGCATTTTAGTACAACGTACACCTAAAGTTATTGTGAAGTTTTTCCTTGTAGCCACTCCGCAACAGGAGTCCATACTTTGTCTCTATAACGACCATGAAGTCGAAATGAACACCAGACACCTCAAGTAACAATCTCATCGACAAACACATATGAAATCTATGTAAATTTCCAACTTTTTTACCTATTTCGGTGGTAACACTTAATGATGGTAAAACCGGATGCAAATTTCCCCAAACATCTTCTTTTTCATTAAGTGTCATTACTAAATTCAACCAATTAATCTAAAATTGTGATTTCCCTCTCCTTCCTCGGTTTTCCCTTTAAATGAAAGCATCACTTGTACGAATAAGAGATTTAGAGAAGGTGCATGTTCTTATAGAGAAATGGTCATAGATACAATGGCTACTGATTTAAATAATATTGATCCTGAAGAGGAGCCAAATGCACTAGATAAAAAAAATTCTTTAATATGCTAGATGCAGCCGATAAAGAATTATGGCCTGGATGTAAAAAAAAGTGACACAACTATCTGCTGTAGCTAGACTATTgaatttaaaatcagagtatctcataCCTGAGCATAGTTATGACACTATCTTCCAGTTGATAAATGATGTGTTACCAGAGGAGAATAATATGGTAGGTAGTTTATATGAGAGCAAAAAGTTAATACAAGCACTAGGTTTGCTCATGGAGATGATTGACTGATGCAGGTCTGGATGTATGATATATTGGAGTCAAGACAAAGATCTTTGTCGGTGCAAATTCTGCAATGCAGATAGGTACAAACGGTCAAAAAATTTGGCCAGATGTTCTCGCGTATCCTTCAAGAAAATCCATTACTTTCCTTTGACTCCAAGGTTGAAGAGACTGTATGCTTCAGAAGCCACAGCCACTTCCATGCGATGGCACTCTGAGAATCATGGACATGATGCTGGAGTAATGTGTCATCCATCCGGTTCAAAAGCTTAGAAGCACTTTGACAAAAGTCATCCTTCATTTGCAGCAGAAGTACGTAATGTAAGATCAAGCCTAAGTACAGATGGGTTTGCACCACAAGGAGCATTTGGAAAGCAATATTCATCTTAGCATATTATTATAACACCTTATAACTTGCCAACTTCTATATGCATGAAAGAGCCTTACATGTTTTTGACTGCCCTTGTGACAGGACCGTCAAACCCTAAGCATAAAATAGATGTATTTTTGCAACCAATTGTTGCAGAGTTGGAGCAATTATGGGAAGAAGGCGTAGTAACATATGATATATCCTTAAAACAAAATTTCCATCTAAGAGCAGCTTTGATATGGACAATAAGTGATTTTCTAGCATATGCAATGTTGTCCGGATGGCTACAGTAGGTAAGCTAGCATGTCCTCATTGTGGGAAACATACACAAGCATTCAGACTAGAGAATGGTAATAAGATGTCATGGTTTGACTGCCATAGAAGATTTCTACAGGTGAATCACCCATAtagaaaggataaaaataagttcaAGAAGAATCGTGAAATGATAGAAGGTCCTCCTCCAAGTAAGAATGGTGAACAAAATTTAAGGAAGATTGAACAATTATGTTTGGTAAAAGTGGCTGAACTAAATGTTGATGATGTAAACATAATATGTGGCGCTCATGGTTGGAAAAAGAAAAGCATATTTTGGGATTTACCATATTGGAAAAAAAATCTCATTAGACATAATTTTGATGTTACGCATAttgtgaaaattttatttgaaacttTTTTTACACTGTAATGGATGTCAAAGGGAAGATGAAGAACAATGTAGCAGCCAGAAGAGATCTGAAGCTCTATTGTAGGAAGAGAAAAGGAGTCGAAGATAATGAAAGAGCATACTACACTCTGGAGCAAAATCAAAAGAAGGCCATATGCCAATGGGTGGAGAAATTGTGTTTCCCCGATGGTTATGTTTCTAATTTGGGGAGGTGTGTTGCTTTAACAGGGTGTAGACTATTCCGAATGAAAAGCCACGATTGTCATGTTTTTATGCAAAGATTGATGCCAATTGCATTCCGTGAGATGTTGCCAAaacaagtgtgggaagcattaaCAGAGTTGAGTATTTTCTTCAAAACATTAACAGCAACAACAATCACAGCAAAAGACATGGAAATGATTGAAACCGAGATCCCAATAATACTATGTAAATTAGAGACCATCTTTGTCCCTGGTATTTTTTACTCCATGAAACATTTACCAGTACATTTTCCATACGAAGAAAAGATAGTCGGTCATGTCTAATATCGGTGGATGTATCCATTTATCTACCATGCGAACATAATGGATATCTAAACGAGGATTGAAATTATCgtaacaaaacattacattagtCTGAAAACAACATGATATTTAGTGTCAAACCGAAATCTAGTAGTTACATATGTCTTATATCTATAAATATATACCTATATATCCATCATTGAAGGGAACCAATAATGATAGACTTCTAATTGATCAACGATTTAGTAAAGATCATAAACAAAGATATATAAAATCTCGCTAATATAGCAAATTTGTCCCTGTTTAGGTGTTAACACTTATATGTTGATGTCTATTTGAGCCCAATATGCAATTATTGTATTTCGTTTTAGTTTTCATAATTGCTCGCATGTTCTATAACAAAGTTAAAATTCTAGACTATAGTTTTAACACAAATAGTACTTGTTTATCTTTTTAGTACAACTTACACCTAAGGTTATTGTGAAGTCTTTCCTTGTAGCCACCCCGCAACAGGAGTCCATGCTTTGTCTCTATAGCGACCATGAAATGGAAAGGAACACCAGACTCCTCAAGTAACAATCTCATCGACAAACACATATGAAATCTCACTAAATTTCCAACTTTTTTACCTATTTTGGTGGTAACACTTAATGATGATAAAACCGGATGCAAATTCCCCCAAAGATCTTCTTTTCGTTAAGTTTCATTACTAAATTCAATCAATTAATCTAAAATTATGATTTCCCTCTCCTTCCTCGGTTTTCCCTTTAAATGAAAGCATCACTTGTACGAATAAGAGATTTATAAGAAATGGATCAAATGCAACTCTACTTGTATTAAAGAAAGAAATATAGGAAGGAAACCTACAATTTGTTTttcaagattatttattcttaattcattatactttatcCATTATTATATTATGTACAATTATATTTTTAGCAATCACATTCTTAATGTTAATTAAAAGTTATCATAAAAATAAAAGGTTGGGATCTTGATTGAGTTCTTGAAATTTGGAAGGGAAAGTAAATTCCTCATAGGATTGATGTTGTGACTGCAATTTACTATAGGTGTGAAATTGAAGATGTCGTTTGAGGACGAGGAACCGCTTTAAAGAGGCTACATAAGAAATTACCATTTAATGGTGATAACTGaatatttatatttgttatagtttttttcttaaatttaacGGATTTATTGAAAAAAACCAAGAAAAAAATGGTATCATGAATGGGATGAACATGTATCTACCAGTGAACATAATAGATATTTACAAGAGAGATTGAAACTATAGTAACAAAACATTAGATTAGTCTCAAAACAACATGATATTTAGTTTCAAAGCGACATCTAATAGTTAAGCATGTCTCAAATGTATAAATACATACAAGCATATATTAGCTATTCAACGTTGGCTTCCAGTTCATTAAGGATTTAATACAAATCATCGACAAATATATATGAAATCTTCCTGATTTAGCACATTTTTACCCATTTTGGTGTTAAAACTTATATGTTGCAGTCTATTTGAGCCTAATATGCAATTATTGTATTTTTATTAAGTTTTCATTTGTGCTTGCATCTTCTGTAACAAAGTTAAAATTCTGGACCTTAATTTTTAGATAAATACACTAATAGAAAAATATCCTTTAATGACAAGAATTGCGTGTCATAGAAGGATACatatgacacgcaaatgcgtgtcactGAAGGgcctatcataaaggaagaccAAGCGCATttatgtgtcgtaaccttacgacacgcatttacgacacacaatgcgtatcattaaagcttgtgtcataaagaaagacaattttaaaggttttaaaaaaatatttttttaaatggatttaataaTTTCCAAATTAGATGACaattattgtctcaaaatataAAATAGCATATCATTAAAAAAAAGACAATCCATTTAAAAATATATAGTATgtcaaataataataatcattcCAATGTTTAAATAAATGTAATACAAAAACTATTTCATCATATCTTATCAATTCCCCTAACAATACACCATCTCCGATTAAGACTTGTATTCAGACCAATTCACCTACCTCAAATGCAACAATTGAAACATGAGACCCAACCGATCCTTTATATAGTCCCTTTGGTCCTTTATCTTTCCATATTAGCCTAGGGACCTCTAAGATTCACATGTGTTTCTTCAATCCATTTTTTGGTCGATTCGATGACACCAAAGTATGCTACACCTATTGCAAGAGATCCAGTTACCCCAGTTGCCTCCTCTCTATAAAAAAACAATACTCAAAAACTAATAGCAAGTGATATAATACTAAATGAATAAATGTTTGATTCGACTAGAGATTCCATCAATGACAGTCACGTGTGTTTCTCCTTCATTGCTCCAAGATTCTTTTCCACTTTCATTTAATTTACCAAGAGTCCAAATGGTTGCAAATTAAATAAAAcaagattattaaaaaaaaaaaggtttcttATTTCTTTAATGGGTTACATAAAAGTCACCATTTTAGCTTTCATGGATTCATCTTCTAAGTTATCACAACTTTTATTAATACAAATAACATGTATAACAACCTACATAGTTTTATCTTCTATTTCAGGATGGTAATAAAATGGAGAATCCATTTGCTAAATGCATAGTAATACCATACATTTACAAACTCCCCTACAGAAAATTTAGTAAGCAAAAGCAAACATTCCATGAAAATAAACTATCTATAATCTTTTTCGTATTAGAAAGCACAAACCAAAAGGAAAATTAAGAACGCTAACACTAAATCATCAAAAAAAAATCGTCAATCTAATTACAAAGTAACAATTGGATTTTGTAACAAATGAAAACAATTTCCAATCATAATCAATATTTCAAacctaaaaagtttaaaaaaataatatacttATAAAACGAATAAGTTATTAccaagttagagagagagagagagagagagagatctggTACATTGGAGGCTCGCTGAGGCTTAGGCGACATCAATGTTCACTCTAGTCTCCAGTAACGACCTGTACTCCGGCAAAGACAGCTGCACAATGGAGGAAAGATTTTAGGCGGCCAAGTCACAGGAGTCATGAGAGAACGAGTGTTAATGAATAAGAAAGAGAGAATAAGAAATGATGTGTGTAAAGGACGAGATTTAATGAACCCTATAAACCTAAACATTTTGTAGAGCTGCAAAAAGAAGAAAGGGAGATGCACAACCGCGAAATGTCATTGGGTTTTCTTCGGATGATGTTTGTACAGAAGAAGGAGGAGACGCATCATAGACATCAAAATGACGAATGGGAGGTGATTAGAGAACAAGGCGCCGAGGTTTTTTAATATTTTCGGGttttcaacccccccccccccccccgctagTTATTAAAGGATGGGAAACGTGTGTCATTCCTCATGAAAACTTACAAAATGACATGCTTATACGACATACTTTTTTTATAGGTACCCTCAATGTTGTTTTGtgacattaattttagggcacgcaaaaatttGTCTCCTAAATGCTTCAAATTTTGGGAGAGCTGAACCCTTGCGTTGAAATAATCCACTAAAGAGGGGGTCCATAACATAGCCATAGTATATTTCTAATGCAATAAAGTTATGTAGTGTCTTTTTTCTTTCATCAAGGGGTATTTTCATGGGTTTGCCTTCGTATCGTGTTCATACCGTTGTATTGAATGATCCCGGACGCTTGCTTTCTTTTCATATAATGCATACAGCTTTGGTTGCTGGTTGGGCCCTGTATGAATTAGCAGTTTTTGATCCTTCTGACCCTGTTCTTGATCCAATGTGGAGACAGCATATGTTCGTTACACCCTTCATGACTCGTTTAGGAATAACCAATTCATCGGGTGGTTGGAGTATCACGGGGAGTTTTATGTATCATAAATCATTGTGTGCCATGGTTCGCATGCCATTAAAGTGTTGTTTTTTAGTAGTGATAGTACTTTTTAATCTTTTTAGTACAACTTACACCTAAAGTTACCGAGAAGTCTTTCGTTGTAGCAACTCAGTAATAGGAGCCCTTTCCTTTGTCTTCATAGCGACAATGTGGTTGAAAGAAAGATCAGGCTCCTCAACTCACAATATCCCAGGTGGAAAATAATCAACCAATCTTCTGCCACCTAAACTTAATCTTTGTTAACCACATCTCTCTATAGGCCTTCCTTCTTTCCAACTATCTTTCCAAGTATCTAGAAACCAATTGACGCTTTACATAGATTCAACTTTTGTATCATGATTGCCTTGGAAAACATGTCTACTAGATTCTTAGTACCAAGGATCTTCTTTGGGTTCCGAGTCCAATGGctaattgattgtttgataaacCGTTACTTCATCTACACATACTTTGTTCTATCATGAATGATTAGATTCTTTGAAAGGTGAAATGCACTATGGTTTTAATAAAGTAGGACACAGTCTTTTTTTGC is part of the Lactuca sativa cultivar Salinas chromosome 7, Lsat_Salinas_v11, whole genome shotgun sequence genome and harbors:
- the LOC111894038 gene encoding xyloglucan endotransglucosylase protein 1; amino-acid sequence: MAKSNSNLCAVVLLISILIVAASAGSFYDDMDISFGGERAKILNGGQDLSLSLDQYSGSGFQSKHEYLFGRFDMQLKLVPGNSAGTVTTFYLSSQGAGHDEIDFEFLGNSTGNPYTIHTNVYSQGKGNKEQQFHLWFDPTAAFHTYTIVWNSLRIIFLIDNIPVRVFNNNDAAGVPFPKSQPMRVYASLWNADDWATQGGSVKTDWTNAPFTASYRKFNANAKKVGPNSVSTSSINDNQSWSTQGLDAAGRNRIRWVQTKHMIYNYCNDRKRFLNGISAECKTSRFL